A genome region from Selenomonadales bacterium includes the following:
- the ilvC gene encoding ketol-acid reductoisomerase has protein sequence MAKMYYDHDAKWDVIEGKTVAIIGYGSQGHAHALNLKESGIRVIVGLYEGSKSWDKAAAAGLEVMTVANAVKEADITMILIPDEKQAAIYKNEIKPNLKPGSALAFAHGFNIHFKQIVPPADVDVFMVAPKGPGHLVRRVFTEGGGVPCLMAVYQDATETATDLALAYAKGIGGARAGVLTTTFKEETETDLFGEQSVLCGGVTELMTAGFETLVEAGYQPEIAYFECIHEMKLIVDLIYEGGMAKMRHSISDTAEYGDYCIGKRMITDETRKEMKKVLKEIQEGEFARDWILENQANRPSFLANRRIKSEHQVEVVGKQLRSMMTWLNQK, from the coding sequence ATGGCAAAAATGTATTATGATCATGACGCAAAATGGGATGTTATCGAAGGTAAAACAGTAGCAATTATCGGTTACGGCAGCCAAGGTCATGCCCATGCACTCAACTTGAAAGAAAGCGGTATCCGCGTTATCGTAGGTCTTTACGAAGGCAGCAAATCGTGGGACAAAGCAGCGGCAGCAGGTCTTGAAGTTATGACCGTGGCCAATGCAGTAAAAGAAGCAGACATCACGATGATCCTCATTCCGGACGAAAAACAAGCTGCTATCTATAAAAACGAGATCAAACCGAACCTCAAACCGGGCAGTGCACTCGCATTCGCACACGGTTTCAATATCCACTTCAAACAAATCGTTCCGCCGGCAGATGTTGACGTATTCATGGTCGCACCGAAAGGCCCGGGTCACCTCGTTCGTCGCGTATTCACGGAAGGCGGCGGTGTACCGTGCTTGATGGCAGTATACCAAGATGCTACCGAAACGGCGACTGACCTTGCACTTGCTTATGCAAAAGGTATCGGCGGCGCTCGTGCGGGCGTACTCACCACGACATTCAAAGAAGAAACCGAAACAGACCTCTTTGGTGAACAGAGCGTTCTCTGCGGCGGTGTAACCGAATTGATGACAGCAGGTTTTGAGACACTCGTAGAAGCAGGCTATCAGCCGGAGATCGCATACTTCGAATGTATCCATGAAATGAAACTCATCGTCGACCTCATCTACGAAGGCGGCATGGCAAAAATGCGTCACTCCATCAGCGACACGGCTGAATACGGTGACTATTGCATCGGTAAACGCATGATCACGGACGAAACGCGCAAAGAAATGAAAAAAGTATTGAAAGAGATCCAGGAAGGCGAATTCGCCCGCGATTGGATCTTGGAAAACCAAGCAAACCGTCCGTCCTTCTTGGCTAACCGCCGCATCAAATCCGAGCATCAGGTAGAAGTTGTCGGTAAACAGCTCCG
- the ilvN gene encoding acetolactate synthase small subunit → MKYVLSVLVKNEPGVLVRVASMFGRRNFNIDSLAVGVTQHPDYSRMTVVVHGDESIVEQMIKQLEKLIEVVAVEQLPQRSSVQRGMALLKVKADRDTRIEILKMAEIFRAKVVDTSQDAFVFEVTGSDEKIDGFIEQLEVYGILETIRTGLISLERGSHTIYEKQKENDENGKNVL, encoded by the coding sequence ATGAAATACGTATTGTCAGTTCTTGTGAAGAACGAACCCGGTGTATTGGTGCGAGTCGCCAGTATGTTCGGCAGACGAAATTTTAACATTGACAGCTTGGCAGTCGGTGTCACACAGCACCCCGACTACTCCAGAATGACAGTCGTCGTTCACGGAGATGAGAGTATCGTCGAGCAGATGATCAAACAACTGGAGAAGTTGATCGAAGTCGTCGCGGTTGAACAATTGCCGCAGAGAAGCTCTGTACAGCGTGGTATGGCTCTTCTAAAAGTCAAGGCTGACAGAGATACGCGGATCGAGATACTCAAGATGGCCGAGATCTTCCGCGCCAAGGTCGTCGATACGAGCCAAGATGCATTCGTATTCGAAGTGACAGGCAGTGATGAAAAGATCGACGGATTTATTGAACAACTTGAAGTTTACGGTATATTAGAAACGATCCGAACAGGACTTATCAGTCTGGAACGCGGATCGCATACCATTTATGAGAAACAAAAGGAGAATGATGAAAATGGCAAAAATGTATTATGA